DNA sequence from the Penicillium psychrofluorescens genome assembly, chromosome: 3 genome:
GACCAGCGGCAGTGGATCGTCCACGAGATGCAGCGCATGGCCGCCGCGCGCCTCGACACGGATCCGGCTGCGGCGATAAACCGCCATCCTTCTGTGGATAAGGTCTTGCTTctgttggaggagatgacTCGGCGGCAGGATGTCTCGCGCACTTGGGCGGACGCGCGATCCGTACGCAGGGAATTGTTTTCGGAATTCTTTGTCATGATTTAGTGTTTTTGTGTTTCTGGGTTGGATATATCTGACGTTCATCAGCGTTTTTGATGTTGTTTACGAGTCTCCTTTTGCGTTTTGTCTGATGATAGATGTAATATAGTCCTTGCATACATATATCTTCGGATTTTGACACACACGATTCTCTTTTTGCTGGCTGGACTTAGAAGCCTATTCACTCCTGTTATCCACTCCTGTTATACAATACTTTTACCACCCCCTCAACAAAGATGTTGTGTTGTATGAAGAATCCAGGTGACTACGACCGAAGCAAGGAATCAtcaaagggaaaaagaatatatatattttttgCTCATAGGTATCATTACAAACAACCAACAAGAAAATAAAACGGATTTACCACTGCTTGACAACACGCTCGAAGCGTGGCGGCTGGCGAGAGAACTTATCCGGAGTATCCCGCGCACCCTCCTTCCAGTAGTCAAACTCCATCCAAGCATTCTCAGGCATCTGGGCCTCAGTGGCCTCGAGGAACTCGCCGAGCTGAGGGCAGAGCGGGATGACACCCGTCTCTAGGACATATTGATCCCAGAGCTTGAGGagctccttgagcttctcgGGCTCTTGCTCAGACAGGTCGTGTATCTCACCGGGGTCCTTGATGAGGTTGTACAGCTGCCAGCGCTCGGGGCCCTTGGGCTTGGGAATGAAGACGATCTTCCAGTCTCCGCAACGCAGCGCGGCACGACCGCAGGTCTCCCAGCCCTGAATGAAGTCCTTGGGGTGGATGCGGTCGGACTGTCCGACGGTCCAGGGGTAGAAGCTGCGTCCGCGCATAGTCACGACCTCGCGGCCCTGGTAGGTCGGGGCGGGATGCTTGACGcccgccatctccaggaTGGAGGGGGCCAGGTCCATGACCGTGGCGAACTGGTCGGTGATGCCGTTCGCGGCGGGCGTGGAGTCGCCGGGGTTCACGCCGACGCTCTTGGGGAATTGGCAGACGAACGGCACGCGCACGCCGCCCTCGGTCGTGTACGCCTTGTACAGGCGGCCCGGTGCGGTGGCGGCCTGCGCCCAGCGCGGACCATACCAGATGAAGCTGTTGCCGTTGCCCAGGTTGTCCAGGCTGTTGTCGTAGTACTTCTGCAGATGCGGCATCACGCCGTTCTTCACCATGGGGTAGGCCTCGTAAGCGGCGCCCTCGGCGCCGTTGTCGGACATGAAGCAGACGAAGGTGTtatccagctcgtcgatctcgCGCAGGTACTCAACGACCTTGCCGACGTTGGAGTCGATGCATTCGACCATACCGGCGAACACTTCCATGGCCGTGCAggacatcttcttctcctcgggtGAGTAGTCCTCCCACTCTTTGACCTCCTCAGCGTTAACGGGGTGCGGCTCAACATCCTCGCGGATCATGCCCAGGTCCTTCAGGCGCTGCAGACGCTTCTGACGAAGCACGTCCGGGCCCTCGTCGTACACACCACGGTAGTGATCGATGTACTCTCGGGGCGCTTGCAGCGGCCAGTGCGGCGCAGTGAAGGGCAGGTAGCCGAAGAAAGGACGGTCTCCCTTGCCATCGGGGCCATCGCTGCCGCCGGTCTCCTTCCACTCGCGCAGGTAATCCACCATCTTGTCGCCGTAGCCATCGGACGAGTACCAGCCCTCGGGCAGCTTACGCACGTACTTGCCATCCTCCATGTGCAGAGCAATGTACGACGCCTCAATGAAGGTGGGGATCTGGTCCTGGTCCTTCAGCTGCGGCTCGTAGGCGTAGTGGTTGGAGCAGGCGGGCAGGTGAGCGAAGGAGCGCTCGAACCCGCGCTTGTACGGCGAGCGCTCCGGGGTGAGGCCCAGATGCCACTTGCCCGACATGACGGTGTGGTAGCCCGAATCGCGGAGGAGCTCCGGCAGCGCCACGACGCGCTCGTTCAGGTACCCCTCGTAGCCCGGCATGCCGCGCTGCGGCGCCGTGCTCATTGCCGAGCCCTTGGGACCGTTCTGGCCGGAAATGTTGGTCCACTCGATGAGGTTACCCAGGCCGGCGATGTGGTGGTCGGTGCCGGTCATGATCATGGCGCGGGTCGGACTGGATGAATTTTGAGCCTTTGTTACATAGAATCCGAAATAGGCAAGAACTCACGAGCATGCCGCCGCAGCGTGGAAATCTGTGAAGCGCAGACCTTGCTGCGCGATCTTGTCGATGTTGGGGGTGCG
Encoded proteins:
- a CDS encoding uncharacterized protein (ID:PFLUO_005020-T1.cds;~source:funannotate); this encodes MTKRPNFLVIVADDLGFSDVGCFGGEIRTPNIDKIAQQGLRFTDFHAAAACSPTRAMIMTGTDHHIAGLGNLIEWTNISGQNGPKGSAMSTAPQRGMPGYEGYLNERVVALPELLRDSGYHTVMSGKWHLGLTPERSPYKRGFERSFAHLPACSNHYAYEPQLKDQDQIPTFIEASYIALHMEDGKYVRKLPEGWYSSDGYGDKMVDYLREWKETGGSDGPDGKGDRPFFGYLPFTAPHWPLQAPREYIDHYRGVYDEGPDVLRQKRLQRLKDLGMIREDVEPHPVNAEEVKEWEDYSPEEKKMSCTAMEVFAGMVECIDSNVGKVVEYLREIDELDNTFVCFMSDNGAEGAAYEAYPMVKNGVMPHLQKYYDNSLDNLGNGNSFIWYGPRWAQAATAPGRLYKAYTTEGGVRVPFVCQFPKSVGVNPGDSTPAANGITDQFATVMDLAPSILEMAGVKHPAPTYQGREVVTMRGRSFYPWTVGQSDRIHPKDFIQGWETCGRAALRCGDWKIVFIPKPKGPERWQLYNLIKDPGEIHDLSEQEPEKLKELLKLWDQYVLETGVIPLCPQLGEFLEATEAQMPENAWMEFDYWKEGARDTPDKFSRQPPRFERVVKQW